In Methanocella paludicola SANAE, the sequence GCCGGGTCTGAAATGACTTCGATAGAGCCCGAGTCGATGAAGTCGACGGTGACGGGAACGCTATAGTCGTGCGATACATTCATCATGTTATGATAGTAGACCGAGAATGCGTTGGATACCGTGGTCGTATCGTTACCCATGAAATTATAGGTGACCCTGACCGCGAAGTTTTCCATCGGGGAGCTTATGGTAACGCGCTTGAACTCGTAGTTGCCCTCGGCGTTCGTCGTCGTGGACATGACCGGGCAGAAGGCGATGCCGTCGACCCTGCAAAGCTCGACGACCGCCCCGTAGAGAGGCACGCCATTCTTCTGCTTCACATAGCCATGCACGATATTAACGCCTTCGGCAGGCGCTGCGTGATAAGTACTGCCGTTACCGGCCAGCGATATGGATAGTACGGCAGTGAACGTGTCGTCGCTCCTGACATGAACGCTGGTCTTGCCGGTGGAATATGTCCTGCCGTTCTCGTTGTGCTCGGCCCAGACCTGGTAATCTCCGGCGGGCAGGTAGAACTGCCAGTTATCTCCAGGCTCGGATGAGACAAAGTCGTACATACCGTTACTCAGGTAAACGGTGGACGATACATACTCTTTATAATCATTTACGTTGACCACCTTGCCGGTGAGCCAGCCATAGTTGGACGGCGGATAATAATAGATCTGCACGTCGTGAGTTATGATCTGGTTCTTGTAGATCCAGAAGAACTCTGTCTTATCTTTATAAGATTTACCGCTACTGTTGTAGGTGGCGACAAGGCGGAAATTGTTCCGGCCATCGAAGCCATATATGGGGATCTTATCAATGGTGAAACTGCCATCGGCTGCAGAGACCGTAGAGCTGAAAACTTCGCTCAGGTTGTTCTGTATCTCAACAATGGCATTAGCGATCGGCACGTTGTCTCTTCCGATCACTTTACCGGTTACCACGCCACATCCATCGTCGGCATGAGAGACCGGCATTATAGCAATAAATAACGGTATGATAAGTAATAATACGAATAAACGAAAGTCCATTTTTAACATTTTTACCACGAGAACAAATAAAAAGAGATTAAGGGGAAATTAATCCCCTTAGTCTACTAGATCCTTAGTTCTCTTTCCTCGCGACGAGGTAGGCTACACCGAGTAATCCGGCCAGCGCGAACAGGGTCTCAAAGCCCGGGGTCGGGACTGGGGTCGGAGTCGGGGTGGGGGTTGCCGGAGCAACCGTTGCCGTAGCGCTCGCGCTCGGGGTCGGCGTTATGCTGACCGGGGCGATGTACGAGTAGTCGGGTATAGCGATGTTGTGGGTCGCAGTACCATACTCAGAGCCGGGGACGTAGGTCGCGTTCTGGTAGTCCTTGAGGTCGCTCGGGAAGGGACCCATAACGAACACTGCATACCAAATGTGGCCTTCCTTCTCACCCGTTACGTTGTAAACGTTCCAGGGTACTCTGTAGTAGGTGTACATACCGACTGCTGCGGTCCTGCCGTCGTTCGAGAGCTGCGGGTTCTCGGGGATGTCCACTATGCCAGTGTTCTCCCATCTGCCGAGGGTCTCGTTCCACTTGACATTCCACAGGGTCACGTTAGCGTTCGGGATACCGACCTTGTTCATGTCGGTGACGATGCCCGACACAGTGCCCCAGCCGACTACGCGGACCGTGGTCGTGTCGCTCAGGTTGTGGCCGTACATGATGGCTGCCGTACCGGTGATGTTGACCTTACCGACAGTGTTGTTGGAGGTCAGCAGGATCCAGGCCTGGCCGTTGAGGTCGGTGATGTTGGTCTTGACCTTCGGCAGGGTGGCGACCGTGTCGTTGTCAGATTCGAACGTCACGGGGATGTTGGCCCTCTTGTACTTCTGGCCGTTGTAGTAGAGCTGTGCGATGATCCAGTCAGACTGGCCGCCAACGAGTATGGTGTCCTTCTCGGCGGTGACCTTGATCGCATCCGGCGGCGGGATCCTTAAGACGATCGAGCCGATGGAGGTCCTTGACCTGTTGATCGAGTAGTTGTTGCTCGCGCCGTAGATGGTCAGGTTGTCAGTCAGCTGAGCGCTGGCGTCAACGTAGCCGTGGATAGCGCCCTGGAGAACGATGTAGTCAAAGACGAACAGGCCGACGAACGGCTGGCTGCTGCTGGTCGTCCTCGTCATGTTGTAGATCTCGTAGTAGGTGCCGTTGCCGAACTGGCCCATGACGTGTAATGTGACGGGGATGCCACCGTAGCCGGTGCCATACGAGTCAACTACGTATCCGGTCCAGGATCCGGTCGGAGCCTCGAAGTAGATCTTGAGGTTGGCGAAGATGCTCGAGTCCTCTGCGTAGTAAGCCCAGATGGTGGAGTTGTTGCCGCCATAGAGTTCATCTACCCAGCCGAACTGTACGCAAGCCTTGCCCAGGTTGTCCTTGGTGGGCTGGTCGATTGCGGTGCCCTGGCCAGGTGCCACGAGGCTACCATTCGCAGCGCTCCAAGTCCACGGGAATCCACTCGTGAAGGTGTTGTTGGTTGCGTTACCGACGGTGAAGTTGATGTTGTAGCCGTCAGCGACCGGGTTGCCCAGTGCGTCGTACATGTAGGCGCAGATCTGTATGTTGTCCATGCCATCAGCTACGACGTGGCCTCTCTCGGCCTTCAGCTCGATCCTTGCGGGCTTGGTAAAGATAACGACCGACGTGGTCGAAGCGGACTGCTGGTCCCTGTCAATACCGAAAGCTGCAGAGTAACCTTCTCCGTACGGCTCCTTGTACGCATACATCTTGTATGCAGCCATACCGGCGGCTAGAGTTGGAAATGCCGGAGATGGAGTCTGCGTATTAGAGCTGTAGGTAGCGTTGATACCAGTGATCTGGTAGTTACCGTACGCATCAGAGGTAGTGTTGAAGTATTCCTGTGATACATTGGATGCATTCACAATTGCAATATAAGCATTGCCGATGCCCACAGTACCGTTTACCGACGTAGTGACTCTGCCGGTCACTGAGCCCTTCTTCCCATCGTATGCGGCCGGGTACTTTAGGCCGAACTCAGTGGGATAGATGGCAGAAGCCGGCACCATTGCGCCGATAAAGCAGAGTATTACGAGTACTGCTAATGCTGCCTTAGTAATATTTTTCATTAATTCAACCTCCCATGGTTGTGTTTATTGTGCAAGCGGATATCATGGCCCGGATAAAACGGTCTTGTTTTATCGCCCCATATGCCGCATCTTCGACATATGCCGAACTAGACATCGCCAGATATAAATCCATATCCTATGGATTATTGGAGTAACATTAGGTCTTTCCCTAATAAATCTTTTTTGGTCTTTCCCCTATATAAAATGGGCTTCCGCAGGGACCAAAAGCACAGATAATATCACATTACACCGC encodes:
- a CDS encoding carboxypeptidase regulatory-like domain-containing protein: MPVSHADDGCGVVTGKVIGRDNVPIANAIVEIQNNLSEVFSSTVSAADGSFTIDKIPIYGFDGRNNFRLVATYNSSGKSYKDKTEFFWIYKNQIITHDVQIYYYPPSNYGWLTGKVVNVNDYKEYVSSTVYLSNGMYDFVSSEPGDNWQFYLPAGDYQVWAEHNENGRTYSTGKTSVHVRSDDTFTAVLSISLAGNGSTYHAAPAEGVNIVHGYVKQKNGVPLYGAVVELCRVDGIAFCPVMSTTTNAEGNYEFKRVTISSPMENFAVRVTYNFMGNDTTTVSNAFSVYYHNMMNVSHDYSVPVTVDFIDSGSIEVISDPAGANIWLDGAYTGRTTPFNITGVRAGEHSCSLQMDGYLPENVTVTVHSDGTSRITKILKPSTGDVYFKVNPSDASIYLNGELVGTGSTNLTRIQYGVYSYTVSRDGYRNVTASIEVIPGGHLEVPVELVAIPGLSLTYIGYLINSMLTYIANIFG
- a CDS encoding PGF-CTERM sorting domain-containing protein; protein product: MKNITKAALAVLVILCFIGAMVPASAIYPTEFGLKYPAAYDGKKGSVTGRVTTSVNGTVGIGNAYIAIVNASNVSQEYFNTTSDAYGNYQITGINATYSSNTQTPSPAFPTLAAGMAAYKMYAYKEPYGEGYSAAFGIDRDQQSASTTSVVIFTKPARIELKAERGHVVADGMDNIQICAYMYDALGNPVADGYNINFTVGNATNNTFTSGFPWTWSAANGSLVAPGQGTAIDQPTKDNLGKACVQFGWVDELYGGNNSTIWAYYAEDSSIFANLKIYFEAPTGSWTGYVVDSYGTGYGGIPVTLHVMGQFGNGTYYEIYNMTRTTSSSQPFVGLFVFDYIVLQGAIHGYVDASAQLTDNLTIYGASNNYSINRSRTSIGSIVLRIPPPDAIKVTAEKDTILVGGQSDWIIAQLYYNGQKYKRANIPVTFESDNDTVATLPKVKTNITDLNGQAWILLTSNNTVGKVNITGTAAIMYGHNLSDTTTVRVVGWGTVSGIVTDMNKVGIPNANVTLWNVKWNETLGRWENTGIVDIPENPQLSNDGRTAAVGMYTYYRVPWNVYNVTGEKEGHIWYAVFVMGPFPSDLKDYQNATYVPGSEYGTATHNIAIPDYSYIAPVSITPTPSASATATVAPATPTPTPTPVPTPGFETLFALAGLLGVAYLVARKEN